From the Pedobacter cryoconitis genome, one window contains:
- a CDS encoding SusC/RagA family TonB-linked outer membrane protein codes for MNCENAFSQTKKTITGKVTDTLGLPLPAVVVAAVNKPNQGTQTDNNGKYVLDVPPGTLLRFSYVGYKEQRVTVSESANIINIRLLENNIQADEVVITALGQKQRKEAIVGSVTTVKVANLKIPSSNLTNALSGQIAGVIGYQRSGQPGQDNSQFFIRGVTTFGYKQDPLILIDNVELTSSDLARLQVDDIESFSILKDASATALYGARGANGVILVSTKEGKEGKSKISFRLENSISQSTQTLQLADPVTYMNLYNEAAIGRDPQAGPKFSQNQIINTQATVNKSPGYNEYVYPAVDWLGLLFKKRTTTQRANLSVSGGGGVARYYVAGSYNRDNGVLNQDIKNNSDNNVKYSNYQLRSNVNIDVSKTTQLIVRLSGNFSEYAGPLATDGGFSTDLYNVAVHTSPVLFPAFFPADAANQNVQHILFGNEGGTTQNSILYNNPYAALLRGHKNSSESRMSAQFEVNQNLDFLTEGLSFKTIFSTNRYSYFDSQLAYSPFYYSAENYDRLTNQYSLKWINSGVENNPPNVAQEYLSYYPGEPNISTFLYGQASLNYNRTFSADHTVSGTLIGTGQQTTYSNAKDPKTDKRTLQYSLPYRNLGLAGRLTYAFKNKYFIESNFGYNGSERFSADHRFGFFPTIGAGWLVSNEKFWDKFSSVVTRLKLRGSYGLVGNDAIGDQRFFYQSDVNLSGGGNYAQFGYNGASSRSGVYINSYENPSITWETSRQTNLALEMTLFKNMNIIAEVYNNYRYNIYMQRKNLPSTLGLEAVDNNNNPNVGANIGIARSRGIDLSMDYKLNINEFSFAIRSNLTFAKNKYINFEEPQWAEPWRYTTGQAINRNYGFIAERLFVDDKEVLNSPVQKFGNKLPRGGDIKYRDLNGDGKIDDADKAFIGYPQSPEIVYGFGFSSSYKGFDLSAFFTGQGRVSFFIDPKKVSPFVPSEEKYIYGNTQLLKDFADNHWSPENQNLYALYPRLSITGDDLANNAQTSTWWMRNGSMLRLKSVEFGYTLPSRISKSIRLSSCRIYFNGLNLITWSPFKMWDPEQGGNGFAYPIQKVFNVGVNVNL; via the coding sequence CGAATCTGCCAATATCATTAACATCCGGCTGCTGGAGAATAACATTCAGGCAGATGAAGTTGTGATTACCGCCTTAGGACAAAAACAGCGAAAAGAAGCGATCGTAGGCTCTGTCACTACAGTTAAAGTAGCTAACTTAAAAATACCGTCAAGTAACCTGACCAATGCCTTATCAGGACAGATAGCAGGGGTAATCGGATATCAGCGCAGCGGGCAGCCCGGACAGGATAATTCACAGTTTTTTATCAGAGGAGTAACCACTTTTGGTTATAAACAAGACCCGCTGATCTTAATCGATAACGTGGAATTAACAAGTTCAGACCTGGCACGTTTACAAGTCGATGATATTGAAAGTTTTTCCATTTTGAAAGACGCAAGTGCTACTGCGCTTTATGGTGCAAGAGGTGCTAATGGCGTAATCCTGGTGAGTACTAAAGAAGGAAAAGAAGGGAAATCTAAAATCAGCTTTCGCCTGGAGAATTCTATTTCACAATCTACCCAGACCTTGCAGCTCGCAGATCCGGTTACTTATATGAACTTATATAATGAAGCGGCCATAGGCAGAGATCCGCAAGCAGGGCCTAAGTTCAGTCAAAACCAGATTATCAATACGCAGGCTACTGTAAATAAATCACCAGGCTATAATGAATATGTATACCCGGCGGTAGATTGGCTGGGTTTATTGTTCAAGAAAAGAACGACCACACAAAGAGCAAACCTGAGCGTGAGTGGCGGTGGTGGAGTAGCCCGTTATTACGTTGCAGGATCTTATAACCGTGACAACGGGGTTTTAAATCAGGACATTAAGAACAACAGCGATAACAATGTAAAATACAGCAACTATCAGCTGCGTTCCAATGTCAACATCGACGTAAGCAAAACTACACAACTGATTGTCCGTCTTTCGGGTAATTTTAGTGAATATGCAGGCCCGCTGGCTACCGATGGCGGCTTCTCCACTGACCTTTATAACGTTGCAGTCCATACCAGTCCGGTACTTTTTCCAGCCTTTTTTCCAGCAGATGCTGCTAATCAGAATGTTCAGCATATTTTATTCGGTAATGAAGGAGGGACAACTCAGAACAGCATTTTATATAACAACCCATACGCTGCTTTACTCAGAGGACATAAAAATTCATCCGAATCCAGGATGTCTGCCCAGTTTGAAGTCAATCAAAATCTGGATTTCCTGACCGAAGGGCTTTCTTTTAAAACTATATTCAGTACAAACAGGTATTCTTACTTTGATTCGCAGCTGGCCTATTCCCCATTTTATTATAGTGCAGAGAATTATGACCGCCTGACCAATCAGTATTCCTTAAAATGGATCAATTCCGGAGTAGAAAATAACCCGCCTAATGTAGCGCAGGAATATCTTTCTTATTACCCCGGTGAACCCAATATCAGTACGTTTTTATACGGGCAGGCTTCTTTAAATTATAACCGGACATTCAGTGCTGACCATACCGTAAGCGGCACACTGATCGGGACTGGTCAGCAAACTACCTATAGCAATGCGAAAGACCCTAAAACTGACAAGAGAACTCTGCAATATTCGCTGCCATACAGAAACTTAGGTCTGGCCGGGCGTTTAACCTATGCCTTTAAGAACAAATATTTTATCGAATCAAATTTTGGCTATAATGGATCAGAACGTTTTTCAGCAGATCACCGGTTTGGCTTTTTTCCAACTATTGGAGCAGGCTGGCTGGTTTCCAATGAGAAGTTTTGGGACAAATTTTCCAGTGTAGTGACCCGCTTAAAATTGAGAGGAAGTTATGGACTGGTTGGGAATGATGCGATCGGAGATCAGCGCTTTTTCTATCAGTCTGATGTAAATTTAAGTGGCGGAGGGAATTATGCACAGTTTGGCTATAACGGCGCATCTTCACGCTCTGGTGTTTATATCAATAGCTATGAAAATCCTTCCATTACCTGGGAAACTTCCAGGCAAACGAATCTTGCGCTGGAAATGACGCTTTTTAAAAACATGAATATCATAGCCGAGGTGTACAACAACTACCGGTATAATATTTATATGCAACGTAAAAACCTGCCTTCTACCTTAGGCTTGGAGGCTGTTGACAACAATAACAATCCTAATGTAGGTGCCAATATTGGGATCGCAAGGTCAAGGGGGATTGATTTATCTATGGATTATAAGCTCAATATCAATGAGTTTTCTTTTGCGATCAGGTCTAATCTGACATTTGCGAAAAACAAGTATATCAACTTCGAAGAGCCGCAATGGGCTGAGCCCTGGAGATATACTACCGGGCAGGCGATCAACAGAAACTATGGTTTTATCGCAGAAAGGTTATTTGTGGATGATAAGGAAGTCCTCAATTCACCAGTGCAGAAATTCGGGAATAAACTGCCAAGAGGTGGTGATATTAAATACAGGGATTTAAATGGCGATGGGAAAATTGATGATGCAGATAAAGCTTTCATCGGTTACCCGCAGTCGCCTGAAATTGTATATGGCTTTGGTTTCAGCTCTTCTTATAAAGGGTTTGACCTGTCAGCATTTTTTACCGGACAAGGAAGAGTGAGTTTCTTTATTGACCCTAAAAAAGTCAGCCCTTTTGTGCCTAGTGAAGAGAAATATATTTATGGAAATACGCAGTTATTGAAAGATTTTGCAGACAACCACTGGTCACCAGAAAATCAAAATCTATATGCTTTATATCCAAGGCTTTCAATTACCGGAGATGACCTGGCTAATAACGCACAAACGAGTACCTGGTGGATGCGCAACGGGAGTATGCTCAGGCTAAAATCTGTGGAATTTGGCTATACCTTACCTTCCAGGATTTCTAAGAGCATAAGGCTTTCTTCTTGCCGGATTTACTTTAATGGATTGAACCTGATCACCTGGAGCCCCTTTAAAATGTGGGACCCCGAGCAAGGGGGAAATGGCTTTGCTTATCCGATTCAAAAGGTATTTAATGTCGGGGTTAACGTGAACTTATAA
- a CDS encoding RagB/SusD family nutrient uptake outer membrane protein — protein MKKYYKYICLGFLAISSLSCKKYLDITPDNLGTLDYAFRNRNEAENYLYSCYAYMQRMTDVASNPGFTTSGELIYSNDLDNYLGFNRSGFNMLRGTQTSNDPSLNAWDGSNGSYSMFRSIRICNIMLENIDKPIDLSASEKKRWIAETKFLKAYYHYTLFRMYGPIPLIKDNLAITSTTDEVRVKRSTVDESVNYIVSLLDEAIPDLPAVISNQALELGRVTNLIALAVKAEVLTTAASPLFNGNPDYAGLIDKDGKALFPAAFDPSKWQKAAEAAKAAIVASEAQGVRLYTYSAPATIGKLSDSLKKELDIQNSVTEKWELNPEIIWASNPAFGYQGYSTPRLTPKSAISSFSNPSTFSAPISTQELFYTVNGVPINEDKDWDYAGRNTLKTGDGASRYYIKEGYETIKGHFARESRFYADLAFDGGIWFGNGRINQDDAKNPLYSVQARGSEGLAGPKDRIRLNITGYWPKKLVNYLSIYDDGFQPADFRLPLIRLAGLYLLYAETLNEANGPTAEAFNYIDKVRTRAGLQGVQAAWAAHSRNPGKYSSKEGLRQIIHQERRIELCFEAQSGWDLRRWKELQSVLSTPMQGWNIYDTEAINYYRPTTQFIPVFGLKDYLWPIRSYDLVVNPNLVQNPYW, from the coding sequence ATGAAAAAATATTATAAATATATATGCCTTGGATTTTTGGCAATCTCCAGCCTGTCCTGTAAGAAATATCTGGATATTACGCCCGATAATTTAGGTACACTGGATTATGCATTCAGGAACAGAAATGAAGCAGAGAACTATCTGTATTCCTGTTATGCCTATATGCAGCGCATGACAGATGTGGCAAGTAATCCCGGATTTACAACTTCCGGAGAACTCATTTATTCTAATGATCTGGATAATTACCTCGGCTTTAACCGGAGTGGTTTTAATATGCTTCGGGGTACTCAAACCTCCAATGATCCCAGTCTGAATGCCTGGGATGGCTCAAACGGAAGTTACAGTATGTTCAGGTCTATCAGGATTTGTAATATCATGCTTGAAAATATTGATAAGCCTATTGACTTGTCAGCTTCGGAAAAGAAAAGATGGATTGCAGAAACCAAGTTTTTAAAAGCATACTATCATTATACTTTATTCAGGATGTACGGCCCTATACCACTGATTAAAGATAACCTGGCTATTACCAGTACAACCGATGAAGTGCGGGTCAAAAGGTCGACTGTGGACGAGTCTGTAAATTATATTGTTTCCTTATTGGATGAGGCTATTCCAGATTTGCCAGCTGTAATCAGTAACCAGGCACTTGAATTAGGAAGAGTAACCAATCTGATTGCACTAGCAGTTAAAGCCGAGGTTCTGACTACCGCAGCCAGCCCGTTGTTCAATGGCAATCCAGATTATGCGGGGTTAATTGATAAGGATGGAAAGGCACTTTTTCCGGCTGCTTTTGATCCTTCAAAATGGCAAAAGGCAGCGGAGGCAGCTAAAGCAGCAATTGTTGCCAGTGAAGCCCAGGGTGTCCGGTTATACACTTATTCTGCACCTGCTACAATTGGCAAACTTTCTGATTCTTTGAAAAAAGAACTCGATATACAAAATTCTGTAACTGAAAAATGGGAATTAAATCCGGAAATCATCTGGGCTTCTAACCCCGCATTCGGTTATCAGGGATATTCAACGCCAAGGCTGACCCCAAAATCGGCTATTAGCAGTTTCTCGAATCCTTCTACTTTTTCTGCGCCAATTTCAACACAAGAACTTTTTTATACCGTCAACGGGGTTCCCATCAATGAAGATAAAGACTGGGATTATGCAGGTAGAAATACGCTCAAAACCGGAGATGGAGCAAGTCGTTATTACATCAAAGAAGGCTATGAAACAATTAAAGGTCATTTTGCCAGAGAATCACGGTTTTATGCAGATCTGGCCTTTGATGGAGGAATCTGGTTTGGCAATGGGAGGATTAATCAGGATGACGCTAAAAATCCGCTTTATAGTGTACAGGCCAGAGGAAGTGAAGGTCTTGCCGGGCCAAAAGACAGGATCAGGCTGAATATAACCGGATACTGGCCTAAAAAACTGGTCAACTATCTTTCTATTTATGATGATGGTTTTCAGCCGGCCGACTTTCGCTTACCACTCATCAGACTTGCAGGTTTATATCTGCTATATGCTGAGACGCTGAATGAGGCAAATGGGCCTACAGCAGAGGCTTTTAATTATATTGACAAAGTCAGAACAAGAGCAGGTTTACAAGGTGTTCAGGCAGCATGGGCTGCACATTCCAGAAATCCCGGAAAATATAGCAGTAAAGAAGGATTGAGACAGATTATTCACCAGGAAAGAAGGATTGAATTGTGTTTTGAGGCGCAAAGCGGATGGGATCTCCGCCGCTGGAAAGAGCTGCAAAGCGTGCTGAGTACACCGATGCAGGGCTGGAACATTTATGATACAGAGGCCATCAACTATTACCGTCCAACCACACAGTTTATCCCTGTATTTGGCTTAAAAGATTATTTATGGCCAATCAGAAGCTATGATCTTGTCGTTAATCCAAACCTTGTTCAGAATCCATACTGGTAA
- a CDS encoding DUF5000 domain-containing lipoprotein translates to MKTINNYLLYICLIIPVLFLLGACQKTEGYNTPASSDLTKPDMVTNIKVDNFNGGANITYTLPNSSNLLYVMAQYKINDKVARETKSSYYSDTITVEGFAKKAAYEVTLYAVSRANVKSDPVIVKVNPDTPPYLLLKPTVNVQASFGGLKVLGNNPLKKSLGIVMLKVDQTNFSDIVDQYYSNKDSISYSLRGFPPVAQKFGYYVTDSYGNISDTTYLSATPFFETVLDKNKFFVYNLPTDSRIGYGWDLPNLWNGKTDGNGWHSSPDGSLPVIATFGLGITAKLSRFVMWERPDGDDRFAFGHGNPKLFSLWGSDKAQPADVQLPRTAPAGTVLGDWTNLGNFNFPDPPSGLKPAAHNASDNDFVKAGVNFDVPLASPKVRYLRLSVGTTWSNGSFAHVMEMTFYGDTR, encoded by the coding sequence ATGAAAACTATAAATAATTACTTGCTATATATCTGCTTAATTATCCCCGTTTTATTCTTGCTCGGTGCCTGTCAGAAAACGGAAGGTTATAATACCCCGGCATCTTCAGACCTGACCAAACCGGATATGGTCACTAATATTAAAGTTGATAATTTTAATGGCGGGGCAAACATTACCTATACGCTGCCAAATTCCAGTAATTTGTTGTACGTCATGGCACAGTATAAAATAAATGATAAAGTAGCCAGGGAAACCAAATCCAGCTATTATTCCGATACCATTACAGTAGAAGGCTTCGCTAAAAAGGCAGCATATGAGGTCACTTTATATGCGGTAAGCAGGGCTAATGTAAAATCAGATCCGGTCATCGTTAAAGTGAACCCGGATACACCTCCCTATCTATTACTTAAACCAACGGTCAACGTACAAGCTTCTTTTGGCGGACTGAAGGTTCTCGGGAATAATCCATTGAAAAAATCGCTTGGAATCGTGATGCTGAAGGTAGATCAGACTAATTTTTCTGACATCGTGGATCAGTACTATTCCAATAAAGATAGTATTAGTTATTCTTTAAGAGGTTTCCCGCCCGTAGCCCAGAAATTTGGCTATTACGTAACCGATTCTTATGGAAATATTTCAGATACCACTTATCTGTCTGCTACTCCATTTTTTGAAACGGTACTGGATAAAAATAAATTCTTCGTTTACAACCTGCCAACAGACAGTCGTATTGGCTATGGATGGGATCTCCCTAATCTCTGGAACGGAAAAACAGATGGAAACGGCTGGCATAGCAGTCCCGATGGAAGTTTGCCCGTAATTGCCACATTTGGTTTGGGTATAACAGCTAAGCTGAGCCGCTTTGTGATGTGGGAAAGGCCTGATGGCGATGACCGCTTCGCTTTTGGGCATGGTAATCCTAAACTCTTTTCTTTATGGGGATCAGATAAAGCACAACCGGCGGATGTTCAGTTGCCAAGGACTGCACCGGCAGGTACTGTTTTAGGAGACTGGACGAACCTTGGTAATTTTAATTTTCCAGATCCGCCTTCTGGTCTGAAGCCCGCTGCACATAATGCTTCTGATAATGATTTTGTAAAAGCAGGAGTGAATTTCGATGTGCCATTAGCCAGTCCCAAAGTCCGGTACCTGCGCTTATCTGTAGGAACAACGTGGTCAAACGGAAGTTTTGCACACGTGATGGAAATGACCTTTTACGGGGATACGAGATAA
- a CDS encoding DUF4998 domain-containing protein, translated as MKYIYGIYCFLLCCLVLQGCTKDDTEFKSYLKDGEIVYPGRTSAVLNKPGNLRTALWWNPSTDPTITKYVVYWNNKTDSVVVKATSHSPLDTVKVIIPDLKEYTYSFVIYSYDALGRKSVPVEANNVRVFGTLYQSGLLNRPYNGTTPYTLNDNGSLLLNFNTPDTININTVIKYTNAAGVVVEKILKPDSATVLLPNYKPGSNIQYRSSYIPGKGALDTFTVAAYSTFPRIYSYVLCDRLLFKEVHLAHDANTYESGTSISKLWDGSVGPQGHPNIFHSSGNSGMPHTITFDLGKVYDNLSRIEETGRDCCNNPDDFEVWGIADLSGADTNLNADNSGWKDESIAKGWVLLKEVIRTDDGKNAVSSELNNNGKPIRYIRIRIKHVTTGDGNYSNMSEIRFWNKQ; from the coding sequence ATGAAATATATTTACGGCATCTATTGCTTTTTGTTGTGCTGTCTGGTTTTACAGGGTTGTACAAAGGACGATACTGAATTCAAAAGCTATCTTAAAGATGGTGAAATTGTTTATCCAGGCCGGACTTCGGCAGTACTCAATAAACCAGGGAATCTCCGGACTGCACTTTGGTGGAATCCCAGTACGGACCCAACAATTACGAAATATGTAGTTTACTGGAATAATAAAACGGACTCTGTTGTGGTGAAAGCGACCAGTCACAGCCCGCTGGATACTGTGAAAGTGATCATCCCGGATCTAAAGGAGTATACCTATTCTTTTGTGATTTATTCCTATGATGCACTGGGGCGTAAATCCGTACCAGTAGAAGCTAATAATGTCAGGGTTTTTGGAACACTTTATCAGTCTGGCTTATTAAACAGGCCATATAATGGGACTACCCCTTATACTTTGAATGATAACGGGTCGTTGTTGTTAAATTTTAATACACCGGATACGATTAACATTAATACCGTAATTAAATACACGAATGCTGCGGGAGTTGTTGTTGAAAAGATCCTGAAGCCCGACAGTGCGACTGTGTTGTTGCCAAATTATAAACCAGGAAGTAATATTCAGTACAGGTCTTCTTATATTCCCGGAAAAGGGGCATTAGATACTTTCACAGTAGCAGCGTATTCAACTTTTCCAAGAATTTATAGTTACGTGCTTTGTGACAGGTTGTTATTTAAAGAAGTTCATCTGGCTCATGATGCCAATACCTATGAATCCGGAACCAGCATCAGTAAACTTTGGGATGGGAGCGTGGGGCCACAGGGCCATCCTAATATATTTCATAGCAGTGGAAATAGCGGGATGCCACATACCATTACTTTTGATTTGGGAAAGGTTTATGATAATTTATCCAGAATTGAAGAAACCGGCAGGGATTGCTGTAATAATCCGGATGATTTTGAAGTATGGGGAATTGCTGACCTGAGCGGAGCAGATACGAACCTTAATGCAGACAATTCAGGGTGGAAAGATGAATCAATTGCTAAAGGATGGGTTTTACTGAAAGAAGTAATCCGGACAGATGATGGTAAGAATGCAGTAAGTTCGGAACTGAATAACAATGGAAAGCCAATTCGTTATATCCGGATCAGAATTAAACACGTAACTACCGGCGACGGTAATTACAGTAATATGAGTGAAATCCGGTTTTGGAATAAACAATAA